A region from the uncultured Bacteroides sp. genome encodes:
- a CDS encoding DUF1343 domain-containing protein yields MNKTLLTAILFCNLFFLNAQEKTKNSVTVGAEQTKEYFPILKNKRVAIFSNHTGMIGNKHTLDVLLENKFNVVAIFSPEHGFRGDADAGEHVSSSVDTQTGVPILSLYDGKDGKPSEESMRKFDILVVDIQDVGLRFYTYYISMVKLMDACAEYNRKMVILDRPNPNGHYVDGPILNMKYKSGVGWLPIPIVYGMTLGELALMVNGEKWLPASRVCDVTVIKCQNYTHHTLYKIPIPPSPNLPNMKAIYLYPSICYFEATPVSLGRGTSLPFQVYGHPNMTGYNYSFTPKSIPGAKNPPQLEKLCHGVNLSGLPDKEIWEKGVDLSYVIDAYRNLNIGDHFFRPFFELLIGTDYVRKMIEEGKDANQIKAMWKNDVEKFKKQRKPYLLYAE; encoded by the coding sequence ATGAATAAAACTCTACTTACAGCGATTTTATTTTGCAATTTGTTTTTTCTTAATGCGCAAGAAAAAACAAAAAACTCGGTTACTGTCGGCGCCGAACAAACGAAAGAATATTTCCCTATTCTAAAGAACAAACGAGTTGCTATATTTTCCAACCACACTGGTATGATAGGAAATAAGCACACGCTGGATGTATTATTAGAAAATAAATTCAATGTAGTAGCCATTTTCTCACCGGAACATGGCTTTCGTGGAGATGCAGATGCAGGCGAACATGTTTCAAGCTCTGTTGATACGCAAACAGGCGTACCCATACTTTCACTGTACGACGGAAAGGACGGAAAGCCCAGTGAAGAATCTATGCGTAAATTTGATATACTTGTTGTAGACATTCAAGATGTAGGGCTGCGGTTTTATACCTATTATATATCCATGGTTAAGCTTATGGATGCCTGTGCGGAATATAACCGGAAAATGGTTATTCTAGATCGTCCTAACCCCAACGGACATTATGTAGACGGACCAATACTCAACATGAAATATAAATCGGGCGTGGGATGGCTTCCTATTCCTATTGTGTATGGCATGACTTTAGGGGAACTTGCATTAATGGTGAATGGAGAGAAATGGCTCCCTGCATCGAGAGTATGTGACGTTACAGTTATTAAATGCCAAAATTATACACACCATACATTATATAAAATTCCCATACCACCATCACCCAATTTACCGAACATGAAAGCGATTTACCTCTACCCTTCTATCTGCTATTTTGAAGCAACCCCCGTTAGTCTGGGTAGAGGAACTTCGCTTCCATTTCAGGTATACGGGCACCCAAACATGACCGGATACAATTACAGTTTCACTCCTAAAAGCATTCCGGGAGCAAAGAATCCTCCTCAACTCGAAAAATTATGCCATGGAGTAAATTTAAGCGGACTTCCTGACAAAGAGATATGGGAAAAAGGTGTAGATTTGAGCTACGTTATTGACGCTTACAGAAATCTCAACATAGGCGATCATTTCTTCCGCCCGTTCTTCGAATTGCTTATCGGCACAGATTATGTGCGAAAAATGATTGAAGAGGGGAAAGATGCTAATCAGATCAAAGCCATGTGGAAAAATGACGTGGAAAAGTTTAAAAAACAGCGTAAGCCTTATTTGCTATATGCCGAGTAA
- a CDS encoding aspartate-semialdehyde dehydrogenase, whose amino-acid sequence MKVAIVGVSGAVGQEFLRVLDERNFPLDELVLFGSKRSAGSKYTFRGKQIEVKLLQHNDDFKGVNIAFTSAGAGTSKEFADTITKFGAVMIDNSSAFRMDSDVPLVVPEVNAFDAKERPRSIIANPNCTTIQMVVALKAIEELSHIKTVHVSTYQAASGAGAAAMDELYEQYRQVLAGEKVTVEKFAYQLAFNLIPQVDAFTENGYTKEEMKMFNETRKIMHSDVKVSATCVRVPALRAHSESIWIETERPVSIEEAREAFSKADGVILEDNPAEKKYPMPLFIAGKDPVYVGRIRKDLTNDNGLTFWVVGDQIKKGAALNAVQIAEYLIEEKNI is encoded by the coding sequence ATGAAAGTAGCTATTGTTGGCGTAAGCGGAGCCGTAGGACAAGAATTTCTGCGTGTGCTCGATGAGAGAAATTTCCCGTTGGATGAATTAGTTTTGTTCGGTTCTAAACGCAGCGCCGGAAGCAAATACACATTCCGCGGTAAACAGATCGAAGTCAAACTCCTGCAACACAACGATGACTTTAAAGGTGTTAACATCGCTTTCACCTCTGCCGGAGCCGGAACATCTAAAGAATTTGCAGATACAATCACCAAATTTGGTGCTGTAATGATAGATAATTCCAGCGCTTTCCGTATGGATTCCGACGTTCCACTAGTAGTTCCGGAAGTCAATGCATTCGATGCAAAAGAACGCCCCCGTAGTATCATTGCCAACCCCAATTGTACAACGATACAAATGGTAGTAGCCCTGAAAGCCATAGAAGAGCTCTCGCACATAAAAACCGTTCATGTATCGACCTATCAAGCCGCCAGCGGTGCCGGAGCAGCAGCCATGGACGAACTATACGAACAATACCGTCAGGTACTGGCCGGCGAAAAAGTCACCGTCGAAAAGTTTGCTTATCAGTTAGCATTCAACTTAATACCGCAAGTAGACGCATTCACTGAAAACGGATATACCAAAGAGGAGATGAAGATGTTCAACGAAACACGCAAAATTATGCACTCCGACGTGAAAGTAAGTGCTACCTGCGTTCGTGTTCCCGCATTGAGAGCACATTCGGAAAGCATCTGGATTGAGACAGAACGCCCTGTATCCATAGAAGAAGCCCGTGAAGCATTCAGTAAAGCCGATGGAGTGATTTTAGAAGATAATCCCGCCGAAAAGAAATATCCGATGCCCCTCTTTATCGCAGGAAAAGATCCCGTATATGTAGGCCGCATCCGCAAGGATCTGACCAACGACAACGGACTTACTTTTTGGGTAGTGGGCGATCAAATAAAAAAAGGAGCAGCGCTCAATGCTGTGCAAATAGCAGAATATCTGATTGAAGAGAAGAATATATAA
- a CDS encoding TonB-dependent receptor, which produces MNNRKKRGLANSKSFITVTIVSLLIVGSGTATANQTVSGKSYEAAEQLQAQTINGVVVDANGETVIGASVIEKGTTNGIVTDIDGKFTLNVKLGVTLQISFVGFQTQEVKATRTMKIILKEDTELLDEVVVVGYGTQKKANLTGAVSTVDVGKTLEARPQSDITKALQGVVPGLSIINTSGKLNSQPTITIRGTGTLSNDAKSNPLIIVDGVPMDDISYLNTQDIQNISVLKDAASTSIYGTRAAFGVILITTKSAKKTDKVTVNYTNNFSWDTPTILPNYPDVASQAKALRAANLRAGLSNELFGMVMDDSFISKAEGWKERHGGKAGYREMVPGDDFDLAADGSALYYADWDVVGIMFRNWKPGQSHNLSVQGTSGKTSYFMSMGYNHEEGVMTFNPDQLDKYNATMNVTSDITNWLQVGGRFSYSDKDYTTPNTRRDTYTYMWRWGSFFGPYGTYQGTDMRNDIAYLKQAGDDKTNDSYTRIGTFLKATITKGLTLNADYTLSLRNSNEKSAGLPVTCWNSWGGKITTPTILSSGTSTYVYQESIKDQSYALNVYANYELSLAKMHHFNFMIGTNAEEGEYESDWAQRKNLLDGNMPEFNLATGDQTVGGSHSEWGTAGWFGRINYDYNGIWLLEMNGRYDGSSKFPASDRWAFFPSGSVGYRISEEKYFMPLKKVINNVKLRASYGEIGNQAIGDNMFISTLSKETDSNVHWLDDGGNKVVSYDLPSLVSAKLKWERIQTLDLGTDLGFLNNELSASFDWYQRTTKDMLAPGQAMPQTLGASAPKINAGTLRTRGWELAIDWHHLFNKVTVYANASIGDFKTVITKWDDDSKLLNSNYSGKNYGDIWGFETDRYFTANDFNADGSYKEGVASQAGLEQSGFVYGPGDVKFKNLNGDNVIDGGKGTADDHGDLKVIGNTTPRYQYSFRLGGEWKGFDIDMFFQGIGKRDVWTQSAFVMPMMRGADAIYANQTNYWTEENPNPSADFPRMWPGNAGQGNISVIDKGNHNFYPQSKYLVNMAYLRFKNLTIGYTLPKIWTRKAYMDKVRVYFSANNLCELINNSNAPVDPEIDTSEAVALGETNDYGNGTWGRVDPMYRTISFGLQVTF; this is translated from the coding sequence ATGAACAATCGAAAAAAACGAGGACTAGCAAACAGCAAATCCTTCATAACCGTAACAATAGTCTCCCTTCTTATAGTAGGAAGTGGCACAGCAACGGCTAACCAAACGGTCTCAGGTAAATCTTATGAGGCAGCAGAACAACTACAGGCCCAGACCATAAACGGTGTGGTAGTAGATGCTAACGGAGAAACTGTAATCGGTGCCAGTGTTATTGAAAAAGGCACAACGAATGGAATAGTTACTGACATAGATGGGAAATTCACTTTAAATGTAAAACTTGGAGTTACCTTACAAATCTCGTTCGTAGGTTTTCAAACTCAGGAAGTGAAAGCAACCAGAACCATGAAAATAATACTAAAAGAAGATACTGAGCTCTTGGATGAAGTTGTTGTAGTTGGGTATGGCACACAAAAGAAAGCAAATCTCACGGGAGCTGTATCTACTGTAGATGTTGGTAAAACACTAGAAGCTCGCCCCCAATCGGATATAACGAAAGCACTACAAGGCGTTGTCCCAGGTTTATCAATTATTAACACGAGCGGCAAGCTCAACTCTCAACCAACCATTACCATCCGTGGTACAGGAACATTAAGCAATGACGCAAAAAGTAATCCCCTGATCATAGTAGATGGCGTGCCAATGGATGATATTTCGTATCTTAACACACAAGATATACAAAACATATCTGTATTGAAAGATGCAGCCTCTACTTCTATTTATGGAACACGTGCTGCTTTTGGGGTCATCTTAATCACTACAAAATCGGCAAAGAAGACTGATAAAGTAACTGTAAATTATACAAACAATTTTTCTTGGGACACCCCAACGATACTCCCCAACTATCCGGACGTAGCCTCACAGGCAAAAGCTCTCCGGGCAGCAAACCTTCGGGCCGGACTGTCAAACGAATTATTTGGTATGGTTATGGACGACAGCTTCATCTCCAAAGCAGAAGGATGGAAAGAAAGACATGGAGGCAAAGCAGGCTACCGCGAAATGGTTCCGGGTGATGACTTTGACCTCGCCGCAGATGGGAGTGCTCTATATTATGCAGATTGGGACGTAGTCGGTATTATGTTCCGCAATTGGAAACCAGGGCAAAGTCACAACCTGTCGGTACAAGGAACAAGTGGAAAGACTTCCTATTTCATGTCCATGGGATATAACCATGAAGAAGGCGTAATGACTTTCAATCCTGACCAATTAGATAAATATAACGCAACCATGAATGTCACATCAGACATAACCAACTGGCTACAAGTAGGAGGACGTTTCAGTTACAGCGACAAGGACTATACCACGCCCAATACCCGACGTGACACATATACATACATGTGGCGCTGGGGTAGCTTCTTCGGCCCATACGGCACATATCAAGGTACAGACATGCGTAATGATATTGCTTATCTGAAACAGGCAGGTGATGACAAGACCAATGACTCTTATACCCGCATAGGAACTTTCTTAAAAGCAACCATAACGAAAGGGCTTACTCTAAATGCTGATTATACTCTAAGCCTGCGAAATTCTAATGAAAAATCCGCCGGTCTCCCTGTTACTTGCTGGAACTCCTGGGGTGGAAAAATAACAACTCCTACCATACTTAGCAGTGGAACTTCTACATACGTTTATCAAGAATCAATTAAAGACCAATCTTATGCTTTAAATGTTTATGCCAACTATGAATTGAGTCTGGCTAAAATGCACCACTTCAACTTTATGATCGGAACAAATGCAGAAGAAGGAGAATACGAATCAGACTGGGCTCAACGCAAAAACTTACTAGATGGCAATATGCCTGAATTTAATCTGGCTACAGGTGATCAGACAGTAGGAGGTTCTCACAGTGAATGGGGAACAGCTGGTTGGTTCGGCCGAATCAATTACGATTATAACGGCATCTGGCTACTAGAAATGAACGGGCGTTACGACGGATCTTCCAAGTTTCCCGCAAGCGACCGTTGGGCCTTTTTTCCTTCTGGTTCTGTGGGATACCGCATAAGCGAAGAAAAGTATTTTATGCCACTTAAAAAAGTGATCAATAACGTTAAGTTACGTGCTTCTTATGGTGAAATTGGTAACCAAGCCATAGGAGATAATATGTTCATCTCTACATTAAGTAAAGAAACAGACAGTAACGTTCACTGGTTAGATGATGGTGGCAATAAAGTCGTAAGCTACGACCTGCCTTCGTTGGTTTCAGCCAAACTAAAGTGGGAACGCATTCAAACCTTGGATTTAGGTACTGACCTAGGTTTCCTCAATAATGAATTAAGTGCCTCTTTCGACTGGTATCAACGCACCACAAAAGACATGTTAGCACCAGGACAAGCAATGCCTCAAACATTGGGTGCCAGTGCTCCTAAAATTAATGCCGGTACATTGAGAACTCGGGGTTGGGAACTAGCCATTGACTGGCATCATCTATTTAATAAAGTAACAGTCTACGCAAACGCCTCTATCGGCGACTTCAAAACTGTCATAACTAAATGGGACGATGACAGCAAATTGTTGAATTCAAATTACAGTGGCAAAAATTATGGAGATATCTGGGGATTTGAGACTGATCGCTACTTTACTGCCAATGATTTCAATGCTGACGGAAGCTATAAAGAAGGTGTTGCCAGCCAAGCAGGCTTAGAGCAAAGTGGTTTCGTTTATGGTCCTGGTGATGTCAAATTCAAGAATCTGAATGGCGATAATGTAATTGATGGCGGCAAAGGTACTGCAGATGACCATGGCGATTTAAAAGTTATTGGTAACACAACTCCACGCTACCAATACAGTTTTCGCTTGGGTGGTGAATGGAAAGGCTTTGATATCGACATGTTCTTTCAAGGCATTGGTAAACGCGACGTATGGACTCAGTCAGCTTTCGTAATGCCAATGATGCGTGGTGCGGATGCCATCTATGCAAACCAGACAAATTACTGGACTGAAGAAAATCCTAATCCCAGTGCTGATTTCCCTCGAATGTGGCCGGGAAATGCCGGGCAAGGAAACATTTCCGTCATTGATAAAGGAAATCACAACTTCTACCCTCAAAGTAAATATTTAGTAAACATGGCTTATTTACGTTTCAAGAACTTAACAATTGGCTATACTTTACCTAAAATATGGACACGCAAAGCCTATATGGATAAAGTTCGCGTTTACTTTAGTGCAAATAATCTTTGTGAACTAATCAACAATAGCAATGCACCAGTAGATCCTGAAATCGACACAAGTGAAGCTGTTGCCCTTGGTGAAACCAATGATTATGGTAATGGCACATGGGGACGCGTAGACCCTATGTATCGGACGATATCATTCGGATTACAAGTTACTTTCTAA
- a CDS encoding RagB/SusD family nutrient uptake outer membrane protein, with the protein MKKINIICLLSLVAFTSCDSILDKEPLDTFTNTNFWTNESNVSGYANEFYEQFTGYGNGSGSGDFYFKTLSDDQAGQSFADWPYLNIPASNATWKNGWIEIRRANIMLEKVADISDMNESVKNHWLGVAHLMRAWQYYHLIRMFGDVQWIEKSLDITDEGVLYGAREKRDDVMDKVLDDLNFAVANINDVTSKVTWSCSLANAMKAEICLYEGTFRKYRKAEDGQDAPDTEGANKFLTACKEACSAIMAKSYKLNDSYQGNYNSIDLSGNSEMIFYKAYKQTLLTHSLIDYTCSSTQLSGMSKDAFESYLFTDGKPLSLTSLNKNDAAPLQYGHLSLNDMLSIRDKRLAQTIDTVAFYQGNGFTRFNDGMEMTSSTGYGVAKYDNGSIPTMYRNQTSSNYTHAPLFWLAVIYLNYAEACAELGTITQSDLNNTINLLKDRAGLQHLSVTVGFHDPANKENVNDLVWEIRRERRCELMFDNWNRYWDLIRWHQLDRLDSSINPDILRGANVSNDPNCKADKTGNYIDGSKGKVRIYNKKYYLYPLPSDQISLNPQLAPNNPGWE; encoded by the coding sequence ATGAAAAAAATCAATATAATATGTCTATTATCGCTCGTCGCATTCACCAGTTGCGACAGTATTCTAGACAAAGAACCGCTAGATACTTTTACCAATACTAATTTTTGGACAAATGAAAGTAATGTATCTGGCTATGCCAACGAATTCTACGAGCAATTTACCGGATATGGTAATGGAAGTGGATCTGGAGATTTCTATTTTAAAACACTTTCTGACGACCAAGCTGGCCAAAGCTTTGCCGATTGGCCCTATCTTAATATTCCTGCTAGTAATGCCACATGGAAGAACGGTTGGATTGAAATCCGTCGTGCTAACATTATGCTAGAAAAGGTAGCAGACATCTCTGATATGAATGAAAGTGTTAAAAATCATTGGTTAGGAGTAGCCCATTTAATGCGCGCATGGCAGTATTATCATCTGATACGCATGTTTGGTGACGTACAGTGGATTGAAAAATCACTGGACATAACCGACGAAGGAGTTCTTTATGGCGCTCGTGAAAAAAGAGATGATGTGATGGACAAGGTGTTGGATGACCTAAACTTTGCTGTTGCAAATATCAATGATGTAACTTCTAAAGTAACGTGGAGCTGCTCACTAGCCAATGCGATGAAAGCTGAAATATGCTTATATGAAGGAACTTTCCGCAAATATCGCAAAGCAGAAGACGGGCAAGATGCACCTGATACAGAAGGAGCTAATAAATTTCTGACAGCTTGTAAAGAAGCCTGTTCAGCCATCATGGCTAAAAGTTATAAACTGAACGATTCCTACCAAGGTAATTATAACTCTATTGACTTAAGTGGAAATTCTGAAATGATTTTCTACAAGGCATATAAACAGACTTTATTAACACATTCATTGATTGACTATACTTGCTCTTCGACACAACTCAGCGGAATGTCAAAAGACGCCTTTGAATCATATCTGTTCACAGATGGCAAGCCATTGTCATTGACAAGCCTGAATAAAAATGATGCAGCACCATTACAGTACGGCCACTTGTCACTAAACGACATGTTGTCCATTCGCGATAAGCGTCTGGCTCAAACCATTGACACAGTAGCTTTCTACCAAGGCAACGGTTTTACTCGCTTTAACGATGGCATGGAAATGACCTCTTCCACTGGTTATGGTGTAGCTAAATATGATAATGGAAGCATACCTACCATGTATAGAAACCAAACAAGCAGTAATTACACGCATGCTCCATTATTTTGGTTGGCAGTTATTTATCTAAACTATGCAGAAGCTTGTGCAGAGTTGGGCACTATTACTCAAAGCGATTTGAACAATACGATCAACTTACTTAAAGACCGTGCCGGTTTGCAACATTTATCTGTCACTGTAGGCTTTCACGACCCTGCCAATAAAGAAAATGTAAACGATTTAGTTTGGGAGATTCGTCGTGAGCGTCGTTGTGAATTAATGTTTGATAACTGGAATCGTTATTGGGACTTGATTCGTTGGCACCAGTTAGACAGGCTCGATTCTAGCATAAATCCAGATATTCTTCGGGGTGCAAATGTCAGTAACGATCCCAACTGCAAAGCAGACAAAACAGGTAACTATATAGACGGAAGTAAAGGAAAAGTTCGTATTTATAATAAAAAGTATTATTTATATCCGCTTCCATCTGATCAGATTAGTCTGAATCCTCAATTGGCACCTAATAATCCAGGTTGGGAATAG